Proteins encoded by one window of Prevotella nigrescens:
- a CDS encoding M15 family metallopeptidase encodes MRNKWVFIVLWLAFTSFIIENLHNNDVQRQWQTTNKQRQKTSSAQRMEQQGFVDIKSIDPTIKVALMYARTDNFCHKQLYKSLRTAYMLPQCAAALKKAQAELKRIRPDLSLIIFDATRPMSVQQTMWNTVKNTNHRFYVSNPANGGGMHNYGMAVDISICKASWSEKLWRDGAIPCKIDTIPMGVKVDHLGNESHIDNEQQLLIRGVLNKESLENRRLLRRVMKAAGFQPLRTEWWHFNLCTRKWAKVHLEVIK; translated from the coding sequence ATGAGAAATAAATGGGTGTTTATAGTGCTTTGGCTTGCTTTTACAAGTTTCATAATAGAAAATTTGCATAATAACGATGTTCAAAGACAATGGCAAACAACTAACAAACAAAGGCAAAAAACTTCATCTGCACAGCGCATGGAGCAGCAAGGATTCGTAGATATAAAAAGTATAGACCCTACAATAAAGGTGGCTTTGATGTATGCCCGGACCGACAATTTTTGCCACAAACAACTTTATAAAAGCTTACGTACAGCCTATATGCTACCCCAATGCGCCGCAGCTTTGAAGAAAGCACAAGCTGAACTGAAACGAATTCGCCCAGATTTAAGCCTCATCATTTTCGATGCAACACGCCCAATGAGCGTACAACAAACTATGTGGAACACTGTAAAGAATACCAACCATAGATTTTATGTCTCTAATCCTGCCAACGGAGGAGGCATGCACAACTATGGAATGGCAGTAGACATAAGTATTTGCAAAGCTTCGTGGAGCGAAAAGCTATGGCGCGATGGTGCAATACCATGTAAGATAGATACTATTCCGATGGGAGTTAAGGTTGACCATTTGGGAAATGAAAGCCATATAGACAACGAACAACAGCTATTAATACGAGGTGTACTCAACAAGGAGAGCCTTGAGAACCGTAGATTGTTGCGCCGTGTTATGAAAGCAGCAGGTTTTCAGCCACTACGAACAGAGTGGTGGCACTTTAATCTTTGTACACGCAAATGGGCAAAGGTGCATTTAGAAGTTATTAAATAA
- a CDS encoding THUMP-like domain-containing protein — translation METSEFIRQYANDDVRALALMGKRFPKVDLPYALDQIRGRQLARIKLPTWANTEGIVYPPHLNMEQCSSEPTALYKQDIVRRLLRKLPTENNSTLIDLTGGLGVDFSYMSMLFNNALYVERNKQLYDIALQNFECLKLNNITTENKDSIDVLHHLSSVSIFFLDPARRNSNGEKVVSMADCEPNVLELCDEMVKKSCFTIIKLSPMLDWHSVVAQLKHVIEVHIVSVKNECKELLVVLGNHKKEEQDGKEQTIKIFCANDNDVFYYDENINYSQKYTSQQPIIDKNTLQTSYLYEPNASIMKAGCFAQLSETYHVAAISNNSHLFVSPVLLSKFPGRKFRITHICTLNKKEIRRALTNITQANIAVRNFPMGVEDLKKRLKLHDGGTNYIFATTYGEKEHVLIFSKKEV, via the coding sequence TTGGAAACATCAGAATTTATCCGACAGTATGCTAACGATGATGTTAGGGCACTCGCACTTATGGGAAAGCGTTTTCCAAAGGTGGACTTGCCCTACGCACTCGACCAGATTAGAGGGCGACAATTAGCACGAATAAAACTACCTACATGGGCAAATACGGAAGGAATAGTCTATCCACCGCACTTAAACATGGAACAATGTTCAAGCGAACCAACCGCTTTGTATAAACAAGATATTGTGAGGCGTTTGCTGCGAAAGCTTCCAACAGAGAATAATTCTACGCTAATCGATCTTACAGGAGGACTGGGGGTGGACTTTTCTTATATGTCAATGCTTTTTAATAATGCCCTTTATGTAGAACGAAACAAGCAACTCTACGACATAGCACTGCAAAATTTTGAATGTTTAAAGCTTAATAATATAACTACAGAAAATAAAGATTCCATAGATGTCTTGCACCATCTCAGCAGTGTTTCTATATTTTTTTTAGACCCAGCACGTCGCAACAGCAATGGCGAGAAAGTTGTTTCGATGGCAGATTGCGAACCCAACGTACTGGAATTGTGCGATGAAATGGTGAAAAAGAGCTGTTTTACCATTATAAAACTATCACCGATGTTAGACTGGCATAGTGTGGTGGCGCAACTAAAGCATGTGATTGAAGTACACATCGTATCGGTTAAAAACGAGTGTAAAGAGCTTTTAGTAGTGCTGGGCAACCATAAAAAGGAAGAGCAAGACGGTAAAGAGCAAACTATAAAAATATTTTGTGCAAACGATAACGATGTATTCTACTACGATGAGAATATAAATTACAGTCAGAAATACACATCCCAACAACCAATAATCGACAAAAACACATTACAAACATCGTACCTATACGAACCGAATGCTTCTATTATGAAAGCTGGCTGCTTTGCCCAGTTAAGCGAAACATACCATGTAGCAGCAATAAGCAATAATTCTCATCTATTCGTGTCCCCAGTTTTACTGTCTAAATTTCCAGGAAGGAAGTTCAGAATTACACATATTTGCACGCTAAACAAGAAAGAAATACGCCGCGCTCTAACAAATATAACACAAGCAAACATAGCCGTAAGGAACTTTCCTATGGGAGTAGAAGACCTAAAAAAACGGTTAAAACTACACGATGGTGGCACTAATTATATCTTCGCAACAACTTATGGCGAAAAAGAGCATGTACTAATATTCAGCAAAAAAGAGGTGTAA
- a CDS encoding DNA topoisomerase IV subunit B, whose amino-acid sequence MAEENKKSVAYTDDNIRHLSDMEHVRTRPGMYIGRLGDGKLPEDGIYVLLKEVIDNSIDEFKMNEGTRIEIEVEDNLRVSVRDYGRGIPQGKLVEAVSVLNTGGKYDSKAFKKSVGLNGVGIKAVNALSTKFEVKSFREGKVRSLTFEKGIKKTDKTTKSNDEQGTYIYFEPDNTLFKNYSFQDDIVVTMLRNYTYLNTGLTIMYNGHRILSRHGLKDLLSDNMTVDPLYPIVHMKGDDIEIAFTHTNQYGEEYYSFVNGQHTTQGGTHQSAFKEHIAKTIKEFFGKYEYGDIRNGMVAAIAINVEEPVFESQTKIKLGSTVMSPNGETINKFVGDFVKTNVDNFMHIHKEDFTDILENKIKETERERKAMAGVTKLARERAKKANLHNRKLRDCRIHFSDAKNEQKEESSIFITEGDSASGSITKSRDVNTQAVFSLRGKPLNCYGLTKKVVYENEEFNLLQAALDIEESLDSLRYNKVIVATDADVDGMHIRLLIITFFLQFFPELIKKGHVYVLQTPLFRVRNKRTKIKNKQIIEEQDAKRLKGEKKNDLITIYCYTEEERINAIEALGPDPEITRFKGLGEISPDEFAHFIGPDMRLEQVTLHKNDQVKNLLEYYMGKNTMERQNFIIDNLVIEEDLVDEIPVE is encoded by the coding sequence ATGGCGGAAGAAAACAAGAAATCAGTAGCATACACCGACGATAATATCCGACATCTTTCGGATATGGAGCACGTACGCACCCGTCCTGGTATGTATATCGGGCGATTGGGCGATGGAAAACTTCCCGAAGACGGTATCTACGTGCTGTTGAAAGAAGTTATCGACAATTCTATCGACGAATTCAAGATGAACGAAGGCACACGCATAGAAATAGAAGTGGAAGACAATCTTCGGGTTTCCGTACGCGATTATGGGCGTGGCATTCCGCAAGGAAAGCTCGTTGAGGCGGTATCTGTGTTGAATACGGGTGGCAAATACGACTCGAAAGCATTTAAAAAAAGCGTCGGACTGAACGGTGTTGGTATTAAGGCGGTGAATGCGCTTAGCACAAAGTTTGAAGTAAAGAGCTTCCGAGAGGGTAAAGTACGCTCATTAACGTTCGAAAAAGGAATCAAGAAGACCGATAAAACGACGAAATCGAACGATGAACAGGGAACTTACATCTACTTTGAACCCGACAATACGCTCTTTAAGAACTACAGTTTCCAAGACGACATTGTCGTTACTATGCTGCGAAACTACACCTATCTGAACACAGGACTTACCATTATGTATAATGGGCATCGCATTCTCAGTCGCCACGGATTGAAGGATTTGCTCTCCGACAATATGACCGTAGACCCGCTTTACCCCATTGTTCACATGAAAGGCGATGACATTGAGATTGCCTTTACGCATACTAACCAATACGGAGAGGAATATTACTCGTTCGTAAACGGACAGCACACCACGCAGGGAGGTACTCATCAGAGTGCATTTAAGGAGCATATAGCCAAGACTATCAAAGAATTCTTCGGGAAATACGAATATGGCGACATCAGAAATGGTATGGTTGCCGCCATCGCCATTAATGTTGAGGAACCTGTTTTCGAGTCGCAGACCAAGATAAAGCTTGGTTCTACGGTAATGTCGCCTAATGGTGAGACAATCAATAAATTTGTTGGCGACTTCGTAAAGACCAATGTCGATAACTTTATGCACATTCATAAAGAAGACTTTACCGACATTCTGGAAAACAAGATAAAAGAAACCGAACGTGAACGCAAGGCTATGGCAGGCGTAACAAAGTTGGCTCGCGAACGCGCAAAGAAAGCAAATCTGCACAATAGAAAACTTCGTGATTGTCGTATTCACTTCAGCGATGCTAAGAACGAACAAAAAGAAGAAAGTTCTATCTTCATAACTGAAGGTGATTCTGCCAGCGGAAGCATTACAAAAAGCCGAGATGTAAACACGCAAGCTGTATTTTCGTTGCGTGGAAAACCACTTAACTGCTATGGTCTGACAAAAAAAGTGGTGTACGAAAACGAAGAATTCAATCTTCTGCAGGCAGCACTCGACATAGAAGAAAGCTTAGATTCGCTACGTTATAATAAGGTAATTGTAGCCACCGATGCTGATGTTGATGGTATGCATATACGTCTACTCATTATAACATTCTTCCTTCAATTCTTCCCAGAGCTAATAAAAAAAGGACACGTCTACGTTTTGCAGACACCATTATTTCGTGTACGCAATAAGCGAACTAAGATTAAGAACAAGCAAATAATAGAGGAACAGGACGCAAAACGACTGAAAGGTGAGAAGAAAAACGACCTCATCACGATTTATTGTTACACCGAAGAGGAAAGAATAAATGCGATTGAGGCTCTCGGACCTGACCCTGAAATTACACGATTCAAAGGTTTAGGAGAAATTTCTCCCGATGAATTTGCTCATTTTATTGGTCCTGATATGCGCTTGGAGCAGGTTACACTGCACAAAAACGACCAAGTGAAGAACTTATTGGAGTATTATATGGGAAAAAATACAATGGAACGACAAAACTTTATCATCGACAACTTAGTGATAGAAGAAGACCTTGTGGACGAAATTCCTGTAGAATGA